AGGTGAAGTCGGTGAAAACGCTGCGGATGTCAATGGCGATGGTGAAGTCAACATACAAGACCTCGTCGCCGTCGCTGCAGCAATCGGAGAAGTCGCAGCGGCACCTGCTGTTCTGCGTCAACAAGGCGCAGCGCACCTCACACAGGAAGACGTGCAGCACTGGATTACACAGGCACAGCAGGCAAACCTCACGGATGCAACTTCTGTCCGAGGGATCCGCTTCCTGGCGCAGCTACTCGCAGCATTCACGCCAAAAGAGACGGCATTGTTAGCAAACTATCCGAACCCATTCAACCCAGAGACGTGGATTCCGTATCAATTGGCAACCCCTGCGGATGTGACACTAACAATATACGACATCCAAGGACGCGTCGTGCGAGATTTGGATTTAGGGCATCAACGCGCGGGGATGTATCAGAGCAAAAGCCGTGCGGCGTATTGGGATGGCAGGAACGCACAAGGTGAGTCGGTCGTAAGTGGCGTGTATTTCTACACCCTCACCGCAGGCGAATTTACTGCGACGCGTAAGATGTTGATAGCGAAGTAATATTTTCTATAGTTAAGCAAGTTTCAATATTAAATTTGCACATTTCCGATCAATGTCGGGCGGGGAAACCCTGGGGGAAACACCCAAGCAAAAACACCCTACGGGGTTTGTGCCTGCGGAAAAACCGAAAAATTGATACTCTATTATTTAATATTGCTTAATGAGGTTTAACAAATAAATTGGATAGTCGCAGCTACGCAACGTGCGATGAATCGCACTACTACGAACCGATCCACTTGTTAATCATACGTCTTAGAATTACCCGATTAAATTCTTAATCTTCATATACTATACTAACGTGAGTTTGATAAATATTTAGGGCGGAAGCATTCGTCTTAAAGTCCCCCTGATAAGGGGGATTTAGGGGGTTAAATCCCTAAAAATTACCTCTTTTGGGGTGAATATATTGCTTTTTTGCTTAATTTGCGTCCGCTTCGGTTTCTAATACCTTTTTTCAAACTGGCGTTATACTAAACTTTGGACAATTTTTGAGAATTCCTATGGGATTTATGTGATTACAAGATAACCTCCATGTCCGCTGAAGCGTTTGTGAGAATGCTTCCTCCAAGTTCTGAACCGTGATTGATCGGATTTATATGATTTACGAGATAAAGACAACGCAATACCTAAAGCGTTTATCACAACGAATACCTCTTTTATCATAGTAATCAGAAAAATCAGAAAAATCACAGTTCAAACACCAAGCAATATCTGAACTCTGATTGATGGGAATTTAAATGCCACTCAAACTGTCCAAACTTTAGTATACTATAGTAGATTTTGAAAGGACTTGCACACTCTTTCAGACGGGCGAGGGGACCTCACCCCTACGGTTTGCCTTCTGTAGAGCGATTTGTGTAAGTCCTATTATTAAGGAGAGAAACCGATGAGAAAATTGATCTGTTCATTGCTAACACTCAGTTTAACACTATCCGTTTTCGCAGCAAGTTACGCCGAAGAAGAGACGGATATTGACATCTTGAGGGCAGCTGATGTCAATGCTGATGGAACGATAAACATCCTTGATCTGGTACAGATTGCCGCGGACTTGGGCGCGACATCCACCGCAGATCAGCCTCTGAACTCAGATGTCAACGCGGATGGTACTGTCAATATTCTTGACTTGGTGTTTGTCGCGAACCATCTTGGTGAAACTGTCAGGCCGCCTGCGGTGTTCGTCAGTGCGGACCCAGAACCTGAATCGGAGCTGGAGATTGACGATACAATCGTCCTCACTTTCGATAATACGCCAGAAGCCTTTACCACCAGCACGGGAGTCGCAACGGTCGTTGATAACACAGTGACACTATCAGGTCCTTTTGACCCAGGGACGCTTGTCCTGGTCGTCACTTGGGCAGATGGCACACAAACACTCCGGTATACCGTTCGCGAACCTGATACTGAGCCGCCTCAGATTACGAATGTAATCGCCATGGATAGCGACGGCAACATTGAGCCGCAACCGACGCAAAACACGACACGGTTTGAAATTACGTTCAACGAACCGGTAATTGGTCAGGCTATACTCTTCACAGCAGCGGGGACTAATGTCGGTTGGTCGAGTGAAATTGAGGGCAATAAAGGGATCGTTGAACGCCGCTACGCGAAAGCACTGGAGAGTGGGTTTACCTATATTATTGAGGTGTATGCCATCGACACTGCGGGTAATGAGATCGGTTACACGATTACGTTCCCACCTGTCGATGAGCCCCCAGAGATCCCCATTCTCGTCGACGATGAGACATTCGATACAGTTGTCCTCGAATCGGAACTCCCTGTCGTGGTTGAGTTTTATGCGGAATGGTGACCCTTCTGCCGTATGATGGAGCCAGTTGTCTCCGAAGTCGGATTAGAGAACCAAGACACCTTCACGATTGCCAGGATCGACATTGATGAAAGTAATGAAATACCACAAAGGTATCAAATCCGAGCCACCCCAACTTATATCGTATTTCGAGATGGAGAGGTTATCGGACGTTTCACAGGAGCTATGCCGAAAGATAGGTTCCTGGAGAATATTCTTAATGCTATAGACAATTGATGGAAACGGTTCTCTTTTTTCAAAAGTGGTTTACTTGAGAAAATCCTCTATATTGTCAATCCCAGTTAGGCTACCGAGTTTGCCGTTATACTCCCAACCACCATCTTGGGCTTTGAGAGTCTTAATCCGAGCGATAACGGCATCTCTGTAGCCCTTTGACAACCTAATAACCTTATGGAACTGGTCGTTCTTGAGACCGAACTGCTCGCGGATATCTTTCCACGCGATGGGTCTGGAACCCGCTGCGTTTATACGCATTTCCGCGATCTGTACCGCAAGTGTGTTACGTTCTTCCTCGGTTGTCTCCCTAACATAGTGCTCTGCTATTGAAGACCTAGGCTTCGCCGCTGCATCTTCGTTATCCACTGTATTGTCATCTTCAACCGCATCTGTGGATAGCTCAGATTGTGTTCGGAAATCCTTGAGAGCATCCCCGAAAGCACCGAGCATGTCTATTTCATCTTCCGTGAAATCGTAATCTGGATCGTCTTGGTCTTTGATTAGTCCCGTAGGTGTTTTTGCTTGGGGTCTTTGATAGGGGTCTTTGATAGGGTGTTTCTGCGTATTTCTGCGGATTTCCGTTAGGTTGAATGGTGTTAAGAAAGTAGATGTTGGTCTGCCAATACCCCTAAATCCAACTTGTCGTCATATACATCCAAAAACGTAGTGAAACCCAACTTGAAACCCTCAGGTGCCCGGAAACCGACAAAGCGTTGGGTTTCTCTCGGTTTTCGGTTTGGCGTGCCCCCTCTGGTGTAGGTTGAGTCTTGTATTAGTTTTCAGCGTTTTGGGGTATCCGTTCAACCCAACCTACGGGACTGTGATTTCTCTGATTGCTATGATTCCCATGATAAGAGAACCCATCACAAGCAACTGAAAACTGAAAACCGAGTCCTGACGACTCAGCAGTTCCGTAGGAACGCCATCTCTGTAGAAACTTCAACACCACAATCAGCATCTTATTTTCCATCAGAGATCTTATCACAAAAATCAGAAAAATCACAGAAATCACAGTTCAGGCTTAATAGGACGAGAATGGCACGAAAAATCCCTAAATTGACACCTATGGTGCGGTTAGGAGAGAAACACCCCAGCAAAAACACCGCACCTACCGGATTTAGGGTAAAAATTAGAGAAAAATTTGATGCCTCTATTTCCGACGTAAAACGGACACCCGAATCTGCTCCCACTTCCGTTTCGACCGATGCGTTGCGACTCGTCTCTTAAAGCAGGCATCCTCCCTAAAACCAGCCGCCGTAATGATTGCCTCCAGATTCTCAATCGCCTTCGGACCGGAAGCGTCTGCATACCCCAACACAACAGCACCATCAGGTTTCAGGAAATTTGAGACGTGTGCAAAAAACCGTTTCACTGTTTGCTGTTTTTCATCGTGAATAGCAAGTTCAGCGCGGTTGCGTACACGGGCGACAACCCACGGGGCATTGAAGATAATCACATCAAACTGATAGGAAGCAAAAGGATCAAACAGATCACCGACAGGCATAACCGCTATAGCGTCTGAATTTGGGAGGAGGCGTTGGATGTTCAACTTCGTCGTCGCGATTGCTTCTGGGAGCAGGTCGGATGCATACACTTCAGTCTGCTTACCTAATTCCTGTCGTGCTAACAGGGTCAAACACCCACTGCCACACCCGATGTCAGCAACTTTATTAGTAGGGGCGTGTGAACGGATATACTGTAGTGCCTCCTGAAAGCATTCAACCGTCTCTTGTGAACGCGGCGCGAGAACGTTTTCGGAAGCAACGAGCGAGACATCAAGTGCCCGGATAGGGTAGGTCTCCGCGAGCGCGTCTTGAATCTGTTGAATTTTTATGAGCGGCAGGAGAAAAGGTTTGCCTTCATTCACTTCT
This genomic window from Candidatus Poribacteria bacterium contains:
- a CDS encoding class I SAM-dependent methyltransferase; protein product: TFYAVSNIGELYVPVECRDAVFARARVKLFAHQELRHLNRIFTHIRHGGVAVVEGQWEQITTVMDYIQRHKQDLIQQPDRNTKRRNRRDSHQRSASGALKEALARLMCWADADGILQVEPTPALPYLLEFAGEPAEVNEGKPFLLPLIKIQQIQDALAETYPIRALDVSLVASENVLAPRSQETVECFQEALQYIRSHAPTNKVADIGCGSGCLTLLARQELGKQTEVYASDLLPEAIATTKLNIQRLLPNSDAIAVMPVGDLFDPFASYQFDVIIFNAPWVVARVRNRAELAIHDEKQQTVKRFFAHVSNFLKPDGAVVLGYADASGPKAIENLEAIITAAGFREDACFKRRVATHRSKRKWEQIRVSVLRRK
- a CDS encoding dockerin type I domain-containing protein, which encodes MRKLICSLLTLSLTLSVFAASYAEEETDIDILRAADVNADGTINILDLVQIAADLGATSTADQPLNSDVNADGTVNILDLVFVANHLGETVRPPAVFVSADPEPESELEIDDTIVLTFDNTPEAFTTSTGVATVVDNTVTLSGPFDPGTLVLVVTWADGTQTLRYTVREPDTEPPQITNVIAMDSDGNIEPQPTQNTTRFEITFNEPVIGQAILFTAAGTNVGWSSEIEGNKGIVERRYAKALESGFTYIIEVYAIDTAGNEIGYTITFPPVDEPPEIPILVDDETFDTVVLESELPVVVEFYAEW
- a CDS encoding thioredoxin family protein, which encodes MMEPVVSEVGLENQDTFTIARIDIDESNEIPQRYQIRATPTYIVFRDGEVIGRFTGAMPKDRFLENILNAIDN